In Chanodichthys erythropterus isolate Z2021 chromosome 9, ASM2448905v1, whole genome shotgun sequence, a genomic segment contains:
- the sorbs3 gene encoding vinexin isoform X3: MQSQKRVEVYDHLNGSRIIFSDEALPSSGSRQHFVAPDMTQEVVVISPGLPTPPLSPFHNSSAPSSSQHKVAEVNGGGFPSHSFGSYYGTTQTNIGLSNGGIQSGGSATLPRTSATREERLIKFSGIGPVDETGMPIASRSSVNKPKDWYRSMFKQIHKKPEEPELDWRERKLSSSPPPDSAQQDRHSDPFTLTPHGALPDWADLGDTGKPPEPKSIFEFEPGKGEVVEDRNKSLRSESQLPLYHIPVKPQSQSPSIEATLVSELNRFEAELDSDIRGLERKLSQKQQQRRGRGEGAKANTAATRTEENRQENSYPIIPCSAVKQGTTASFMHADGRTTSDMDFPPKKEERKMKAARAKFNFQAQSPKELTIQKGDVVYIHRQVDANWYEGEHHGRVGIFPTSYVEIIPPTEKPTPIKSPTIQVLEYGEAIALFNFNADLPVELSFRKGEVISIIRRVDDHWLEGRIAGTTRSGIFPINYVQVNKMPRTKSSDDFPSSPTPTPEPLSPGRPQHSPLSPLSRSPEPQLSPHKHSSQSRSPLSLAQPTSPKPSNHFLFSPGPTSSTPPTNNWTGLLHSHNPLEKDTRSPASPSNHVLTCPQGPGLPAHTSSHPPYITQDGTRTQSPQPNTQVKIPSTSQSPVNMGYSRQPYKAVYNYKPQNKDELELREGDIVQVIEKCDDGWFVDL, encoded by the exons ATGCAGTCTCAG AAAAGAGTGGAGGTGTATGATCATCTTAATGGCTCGCGGATCATTTTCTCAGATGAGGCTCTTCCCAGCAGTGGATCAAGACAGCACTTTGTGGCTCCGGATATGACCCAGGAAGTAGTAGTAATCTCTCCTGGTCTTCCTACACCTCCTTTAAGTCCGTTTCACAACAGTTCAGCCCCATCGTCTTCGCAGCACAAG GTTGCAGAGGTCAATGGAGGTGGATTCCCATCACACAGTTTCGGATCGTACTATGGAACGACTCAGACAAATA TTGGATTATCCAATGGTGGAATCCAGAGTGGGGGTTCTGCCACATTACCCAGGACTTCTGCCACCCGAGAGGAGCGCTTAATAAAGTTCTCTGGAATCGGTCCTGTAGATGAGACGGGCATGCCAATCGCATCCCGATCT AGTGTAAACAAGCCTAAGGACTGGTATAGGAGCATGTTCAAACAAATCCACAAGAAACCAGAGG AGCCTGAGCTTGACTGGAGAGAAA GGAAGCTGTCTTCATCTCCTCCCCCAGATTCTGCCCAGCAGGACAGGCACTCAGACCCTTTCACTCTCACCCCGCACGGAGCCCTGCCCGACTG GGCTGATCTGGGCGATACAGGGAAGCCTCCAGAACCAAAGAGTATTTTTGAGTTTGAGCCTGGAAAGGGAGAAGTGGTAGAAGATCGTAACAAG tCTCTGAGGTCTGAGTCACAGCTGCCTTTATATCACATCCCAGTGAAACCTCAATCCCAGTCTCCATCCATAGAG GCGACACTGGTGTCGGAGCTGAACCGCTTTGAGGCGGAGCTGGACTCAGACATTCGTGGTCTGGAGAGGAAACTGtcacagaagcagcagcagcggcGAGGCAGGGGTGAG GGAGCTAAAGCCAACACAGCAGCCACAAGAACAGAAGAGAACAGACAAGAAAACAG CTATCCCATAATCCCCTGCTCTGCTGTAAAGCAGGGCACAACAGCTAGCTTTATGCATGCTGATG GTCGCACAACTTCAGACATGGATTTCCCACCtaagaaagaagaaaggaag ATGAAAGCAGCCCGAGCCAAATTTAATTTCCAAGCACAGTCACCAAA GGAGCTGACAATACAAAAAGGTGATGTTGTGTACATACACCGGCAGGTGGATGCCAACTGGTATGAAGGAGAGCATCATGGGAGAGTGGGAATCTTTCCCACCAGCTATGTGGAG ATCATTCCTCCAACAGAGAAGCCCACTCCAATAAAGTCTCCCACCATCCAGGTGTTAGAATATGGAGAGGCCATAGCCCTGTTCAACTTCAATGCCGACCTGCCTGTGGAACTGTCCTTTAGAAAG GGCGAGGTGATCTCAATCATCAGGCGTGTTGATGATCACTGGCTGGAGGGTCGTATCGCTGGCACCACCCGAAGTGGAATCTTCCCCATCAACTACGTCCAGGTCAACAAAATGCCCCGCACTAAAAGCAGTGATGACTTTCCATCTTCTCCCACTCCTACCCCAGAGCCCCTCAGTCCCGGCCGGCCACAGCACTCCCCACTGTCTCCCTTGTCACGCTCCCCTGAACCCCAGCTTTCACCTCACAAACACTCCAGCCAATCACGCTCCCCACTTTCACTTGCACAGCCCACCTCTCCAAAACCATCAAACCACTTTTTGTTCTCACCTGGCCCCACTTCATCCACCCCACCCACAAACAACTGGACTGGATTGCTGCACTCTCACAACCCACTGGAAAAAGACACCAGATCACCTGCGTCACCCTCCAATCATGTGCTGACATGTCCGCAGGGCCCGGGACTGCCAGCGCACACCAGCTCGCACCCTCCGTACATCACACAG GATGGGACCAGAACGCAATCTCCACAACCCAACACACAGGTTAAGATTCCCTCCACATCACAGTCTCCTGTGAACATGGGTTATTCACGACAACC
- the sorbs3 gene encoding vinexin isoform X1, producing MQSQKRVEVYDHLNGSRIIFSDEALPSSGSRQHFVAPDMTQEVVVISPGLPTPPLSPFHNSSAPSSSQHKVAEVNGGGFPSHSFGSYYGTTQTNIGLSNGGIQSGGSATLPRTSATREERLIKFSGIGPVDETGMPIASRSSVNKPKDWYRSMFKQIHKKPEEPELDWRERKLSSSPPPDSAQQDRHSDPFTLTPHGALPDWADLGDTGKPPEPKSIFEFEPGKGEVVEDRNKSLRSESQLPLYHIPVKPQSQSPSIEATLVSELNRFEAELDSDIRGLERKLSQKQQQRRGRGEGAKANTAATRTEENRQENSYPIIPCSAVKQGTTASFMHADGRTTSDMDFPPKKEERKMKAARAKFNFQAQSPKELTIQKGDVVYIHRQVDANWYEGEHHGRVGIFPTSYVEIIPPTEKPTPIKSPTIQVLEYGEAIALFNFNADLPVELSFRKGEVISIIRRVDDHWLEGRIAGTTRSGIFPINYVQVNKMPRTKSSDDFPSSPTPTPEPLSPGRPQHSPLSPLSRSPEPQLSPHKHSSQSRSPLSLAQPTSPKPSNHFLFSPGPTSSTPPTNNWTGLLHSHNPLEKDTRSPASPSNHVLTCPQGPGLPAHTSSHPPYITQDGTRTQSPQPNTQVKIPSTSQSPVNMGYSRQPYKAVYNYKPQNKDELELREGDIVQVIEKCDDGWFVGTSERTQAFGTFPGNYVAPV from the exons ATGCAGTCTCAG AAAAGAGTGGAGGTGTATGATCATCTTAATGGCTCGCGGATCATTTTCTCAGATGAGGCTCTTCCCAGCAGTGGATCAAGACAGCACTTTGTGGCTCCGGATATGACCCAGGAAGTAGTAGTAATCTCTCCTGGTCTTCCTACACCTCCTTTAAGTCCGTTTCACAACAGTTCAGCCCCATCGTCTTCGCAGCACAAG GTTGCAGAGGTCAATGGAGGTGGATTCCCATCACACAGTTTCGGATCGTACTATGGAACGACTCAGACAAATA TTGGATTATCCAATGGTGGAATCCAGAGTGGGGGTTCTGCCACATTACCCAGGACTTCTGCCACCCGAGAGGAGCGCTTAATAAAGTTCTCTGGAATCGGTCCTGTAGATGAGACGGGCATGCCAATCGCATCCCGATCT AGTGTAAACAAGCCTAAGGACTGGTATAGGAGCATGTTCAAACAAATCCACAAGAAACCAGAGG AGCCTGAGCTTGACTGGAGAGAAA GGAAGCTGTCTTCATCTCCTCCCCCAGATTCTGCCCAGCAGGACAGGCACTCAGACCCTTTCACTCTCACCCCGCACGGAGCCCTGCCCGACTG GGCTGATCTGGGCGATACAGGGAAGCCTCCAGAACCAAAGAGTATTTTTGAGTTTGAGCCTGGAAAGGGAGAAGTGGTAGAAGATCGTAACAAG tCTCTGAGGTCTGAGTCACAGCTGCCTTTATATCACATCCCAGTGAAACCTCAATCCCAGTCTCCATCCATAGAG GCGACACTGGTGTCGGAGCTGAACCGCTTTGAGGCGGAGCTGGACTCAGACATTCGTGGTCTGGAGAGGAAACTGtcacagaagcagcagcagcggcGAGGCAGGGGTGAG GGAGCTAAAGCCAACACAGCAGCCACAAGAACAGAAGAGAACAGACAAGAAAACAG CTATCCCATAATCCCCTGCTCTGCTGTAAAGCAGGGCACAACAGCTAGCTTTATGCATGCTGATG GTCGCACAACTTCAGACATGGATTTCCCACCtaagaaagaagaaaggaag ATGAAAGCAGCCCGAGCCAAATTTAATTTCCAAGCACAGTCACCAAA GGAGCTGACAATACAAAAAGGTGATGTTGTGTACATACACCGGCAGGTGGATGCCAACTGGTATGAAGGAGAGCATCATGGGAGAGTGGGAATCTTTCCCACCAGCTATGTGGAG ATCATTCCTCCAACAGAGAAGCCCACTCCAATAAAGTCTCCCACCATCCAGGTGTTAGAATATGGAGAGGCCATAGCCCTGTTCAACTTCAATGCCGACCTGCCTGTGGAACTGTCCTTTAGAAAG GGCGAGGTGATCTCAATCATCAGGCGTGTTGATGATCACTGGCTGGAGGGTCGTATCGCTGGCACCACCCGAAGTGGAATCTTCCCCATCAACTACGTCCAGGTCAACAAAATGCCCCGCACTAAAAGCAGTGATGACTTTCCATCTTCTCCCACTCCTACCCCAGAGCCCCTCAGTCCCGGCCGGCCACAGCACTCCCCACTGTCTCCCTTGTCACGCTCCCCTGAACCCCAGCTTTCACCTCACAAACACTCCAGCCAATCACGCTCCCCACTTTCACTTGCACAGCCCACCTCTCCAAAACCATCAAACCACTTTTTGTTCTCACCTGGCCCCACTTCATCCACCCCACCCACAAACAACTGGACTGGATTGCTGCACTCTCACAACCCACTGGAAAAAGACACCAGATCACCTGCGTCACCCTCCAATCATGTGCTGACATGTCCGCAGGGCCCGGGACTGCCAGCGCACACCAGCTCGCACCCTCCGTACATCACACAG GATGGGACCAGAACGCAATCTCCACAACCCAACACACAGGTTAAGATTCCCTCCACATCACAGTCTCCTGTGAACATGGGTTATTCACGACAACC
- the sorbs3 gene encoding vinexin isoform X4, whose amino-acid sequence MQSQKRVEVYDHLNGSRIIFSDEALPSSGSRQHFVAPDMTQEVVVISPGLPTPPLSPFHNSSAPSSSQHKVAEVNGGGFPSHSFGSYYGTTQTNIGLSNGGIQSGGSATLPRTSATREERLIKFSGIGPVDETGMPIASRSSVNKPKDWYRSMFKQIHKKPEEPELDWRERKLSSSPPPDSAQQDRHSDPFTLTPHGALPDWADLGDTGKPPEPKSIFEFEPGKGEVVEDRNKSLRSESQLPLYHIPVKPQSQSPSIEATLVSELNRFEAELDSDIRGLERKLSQKQQQRRGRGEGAKANTAATRTEENRQENSYPIIPCSAVKQGTTASFMHADGRTTSDMDFPPKKEERKMKAARAKFNFQAQSPKELTIQKGDVVYIHRQVDANWYEGEHHGRVGIFPTSYVEIIPPTEKPTPIKSPTIQVLEYGEAIALFNFNADLPVELSFRKGEVISIIRRVDDHWLEGRIAGTTRSGIFPINYVQGPGLPAHTSSHPPYITQDGTRTQSPQPNTQVKIPSTSQSPVNMGYSRQPYKAVYNYKPQNKDELELREGDIVQVIEKCDDGWFVGTSERTQAFGTFPGNYVAPV is encoded by the exons ATGCAGTCTCAG AAAAGAGTGGAGGTGTATGATCATCTTAATGGCTCGCGGATCATTTTCTCAGATGAGGCTCTTCCCAGCAGTGGATCAAGACAGCACTTTGTGGCTCCGGATATGACCCAGGAAGTAGTAGTAATCTCTCCTGGTCTTCCTACACCTCCTTTAAGTCCGTTTCACAACAGTTCAGCCCCATCGTCTTCGCAGCACAAG GTTGCAGAGGTCAATGGAGGTGGATTCCCATCACACAGTTTCGGATCGTACTATGGAACGACTCAGACAAATA TTGGATTATCCAATGGTGGAATCCAGAGTGGGGGTTCTGCCACATTACCCAGGACTTCTGCCACCCGAGAGGAGCGCTTAATAAAGTTCTCTGGAATCGGTCCTGTAGATGAGACGGGCATGCCAATCGCATCCCGATCT AGTGTAAACAAGCCTAAGGACTGGTATAGGAGCATGTTCAAACAAATCCACAAGAAACCAGAGG AGCCTGAGCTTGACTGGAGAGAAA GGAAGCTGTCTTCATCTCCTCCCCCAGATTCTGCCCAGCAGGACAGGCACTCAGACCCTTTCACTCTCACCCCGCACGGAGCCCTGCCCGACTG GGCTGATCTGGGCGATACAGGGAAGCCTCCAGAACCAAAGAGTATTTTTGAGTTTGAGCCTGGAAAGGGAGAAGTGGTAGAAGATCGTAACAAG tCTCTGAGGTCTGAGTCACAGCTGCCTTTATATCACATCCCAGTGAAACCTCAATCCCAGTCTCCATCCATAGAG GCGACACTGGTGTCGGAGCTGAACCGCTTTGAGGCGGAGCTGGACTCAGACATTCGTGGTCTGGAGAGGAAACTGtcacagaagcagcagcagcggcGAGGCAGGGGTGAG GGAGCTAAAGCCAACACAGCAGCCACAAGAACAGAAGAGAACAGACAAGAAAACAG CTATCCCATAATCCCCTGCTCTGCTGTAAAGCAGGGCACAACAGCTAGCTTTATGCATGCTGATG GTCGCACAACTTCAGACATGGATTTCCCACCtaagaaagaagaaaggaag ATGAAAGCAGCCCGAGCCAAATTTAATTTCCAAGCACAGTCACCAAA GGAGCTGACAATACAAAAAGGTGATGTTGTGTACATACACCGGCAGGTGGATGCCAACTGGTATGAAGGAGAGCATCATGGGAGAGTGGGAATCTTTCCCACCAGCTATGTGGAG ATCATTCCTCCAACAGAGAAGCCCACTCCAATAAAGTCTCCCACCATCCAGGTGTTAGAATATGGAGAGGCCATAGCCCTGTTCAACTTCAATGCCGACCTGCCTGTGGAACTGTCCTTTAGAAAG GGCGAGGTGATCTCAATCATCAGGCGTGTTGATGATCACTGGCTGGAGGGTCGTATCGCTGGCACCACCCGAAGTGGAATCTTCCCCATCAACTACGTCCAG GGCCCGGGACTGCCAGCGCACACCAGCTCGCACCCTCCGTACATCACACAG GATGGGACCAGAACGCAATCTCCACAACCCAACACACAGGTTAAGATTCCCTCCACATCACAGTCTCCTGTGAACATGGGTTATTCACGACAACC
- the sorbs3 gene encoding vinexin isoform X2 yields the protein MQSQKRVEVYDHLNGSRIIFSDEALPSSGSRQHFVAPDMTQEVVVISPGLPTPPLSPFHNSSAPSSSQHKVAEVNGGGFPSHSFGSYYGTTQTNIGLSNGGIQSGGSATLPRTSATREERLIKFSGIGPVDETGMPIASRSSVNKPKDWYRSMFKQIHKKPEEPELDWRERKLSSSPPPDSAQQDRHSDPFTLTPHGALPDWADLGDTGKPPEPKSIFEFEPGKGEVVEDRNKSLRSESQLPLYHIPVKPQSQSPSIEATLVSELNRFEAELDSDIRGLERKLSQKQQQRRGRGEGAKANTAATRTEENRQENSYPIIPCSAVKQGTTASFMHADGRTTSDMDFPPKKEERKMKAARAKFNFQAQSPKELTIQKGDVVYIHRQVDANWYEGEHHGRVGIFPTSYVEIIPPTEKPTPIKSPTIQVLEYGEAIALFNFNADLPVELSFRKGEVISIIRRVDDHWLEGRIAGTTRSGIFPINYVQVNKMPRTKSSDDFPSSPTPTPEPLSPGRPQHSPLSPLSRSPEPQLSPHKHSSQSRSPLSLAQPTSPKPSNHFLFSPGPTSSTPPTNNWTGLLHSHNPLEKDTRSPASPSNHVLTCPQGPGLPAHTSSHPPYITQDGTRTQSPQPNTQVKIPSTSQSPVNMGYSRQPYKAVYNYKPQNKDELELREGDIVQVIEKCDDGWFVGTSERTQAFGTFPDL from the exons ATGCAGTCTCAG AAAAGAGTGGAGGTGTATGATCATCTTAATGGCTCGCGGATCATTTTCTCAGATGAGGCTCTTCCCAGCAGTGGATCAAGACAGCACTTTGTGGCTCCGGATATGACCCAGGAAGTAGTAGTAATCTCTCCTGGTCTTCCTACACCTCCTTTAAGTCCGTTTCACAACAGTTCAGCCCCATCGTCTTCGCAGCACAAG GTTGCAGAGGTCAATGGAGGTGGATTCCCATCACACAGTTTCGGATCGTACTATGGAACGACTCAGACAAATA TTGGATTATCCAATGGTGGAATCCAGAGTGGGGGTTCTGCCACATTACCCAGGACTTCTGCCACCCGAGAGGAGCGCTTAATAAAGTTCTCTGGAATCGGTCCTGTAGATGAGACGGGCATGCCAATCGCATCCCGATCT AGTGTAAACAAGCCTAAGGACTGGTATAGGAGCATGTTCAAACAAATCCACAAGAAACCAGAGG AGCCTGAGCTTGACTGGAGAGAAA GGAAGCTGTCTTCATCTCCTCCCCCAGATTCTGCCCAGCAGGACAGGCACTCAGACCCTTTCACTCTCACCCCGCACGGAGCCCTGCCCGACTG GGCTGATCTGGGCGATACAGGGAAGCCTCCAGAACCAAAGAGTATTTTTGAGTTTGAGCCTGGAAAGGGAGAAGTGGTAGAAGATCGTAACAAG tCTCTGAGGTCTGAGTCACAGCTGCCTTTATATCACATCCCAGTGAAACCTCAATCCCAGTCTCCATCCATAGAG GCGACACTGGTGTCGGAGCTGAACCGCTTTGAGGCGGAGCTGGACTCAGACATTCGTGGTCTGGAGAGGAAACTGtcacagaagcagcagcagcggcGAGGCAGGGGTGAG GGAGCTAAAGCCAACACAGCAGCCACAAGAACAGAAGAGAACAGACAAGAAAACAG CTATCCCATAATCCCCTGCTCTGCTGTAAAGCAGGGCACAACAGCTAGCTTTATGCATGCTGATG GTCGCACAACTTCAGACATGGATTTCCCACCtaagaaagaagaaaggaag ATGAAAGCAGCCCGAGCCAAATTTAATTTCCAAGCACAGTCACCAAA GGAGCTGACAATACAAAAAGGTGATGTTGTGTACATACACCGGCAGGTGGATGCCAACTGGTATGAAGGAGAGCATCATGGGAGAGTGGGAATCTTTCCCACCAGCTATGTGGAG ATCATTCCTCCAACAGAGAAGCCCACTCCAATAAAGTCTCCCACCATCCAGGTGTTAGAATATGGAGAGGCCATAGCCCTGTTCAACTTCAATGCCGACCTGCCTGTGGAACTGTCCTTTAGAAAG GGCGAGGTGATCTCAATCATCAGGCGTGTTGATGATCACTGGCTGGAGGGTCGTATCGCTGGCACCACCCGAAGTGGAATCTTCCCCATCAACTACGTCCAGGTCAACAAAATGCCCCGCACTAAAAGCAGTGATGACTTTCCATCTTCTCCCACTCCTACCCCAGAGCCCCTCAGTCCCGGCCGGCCACAGCACTCCCCACTGTCTCCCTTGTCACGCTCCCCTGAACCCCAGCTTTCACCTCACAAACACTCCAGCCAATCACGCTCCCCACTTTCACTTGCACAGCCCACCTCTCCAAAACCATCAAACCACTTTTTGTTCTCACCTGGCCCCACTTCATCCACCCCACCCACAAACAACTGGACTGGATTGCTGCACTCTCACAACCCACTGGAAAAAGACACCAGATCACCTGCGTCACCCTCCAATCATGTGCTGACATGTCCGCAGGGCCCGGGACTGCCAGCGCACACCAGCTCGCACCCTCCGTACATCACACAG GATGGGACCAGAACGCAATCTCCACAACCCAACACACAGGTTAAGATTCCCTCCACATCACAGTCTCCTGTGAACATGGGTTATTCACGACAACC